The following proteins come from a genomic window of Trichoplusia ni isolate ovarian cell line Hi5 chromosome 28, tn1, whole genome shotgun sequence:
- the LOC113506055 gene encoding uncharacterized protein LOC113506055: protein MEMHFEQPVHVSPILGTSHSEIIPETIIPVTTPLQTTPLLSNNPPRRRRRSLTQRQDTVTMERFAMMEERRIEAETTTAQALIQLSQQIGNIARALTSIATAISDVARKMPEP from the exons ATGGAAATGCACTTCGAGCAACCGGTGCATGTTTCCCCTATACTTGGCACATCACATAGTGAAATAATACCAGAAACCATAA tACCTGTGACCACGCCACTACAGACTACGCCACTGTTGAGTAACAATCCTCCACGACGGCGACGCCGGTCTTTAACTCAGAGGCAGGATACAGTGACGATGGAACGGTTTGCCATGATGGAAGAGCGGCGGATTGAAGCCGAAACGACAACAGCCCAAGCATTAATTCAACTGTCACAACAAATTGGCAATATTGCAAGGGCTTTAACATCTATAGCTACAGCAATTTCAGACGTAGCCAGAAAAATGCCAGAACCTTAA
- the LOC113506085 gene encoding uncharacterized protein LOC113506085, translating to MARLAVMYSVSLNSHKKQLKLRRDERRMMRYTEKAFSMNENEFKANYRVSKDLFHEIFENIKPFMQSPKRRSDLLPKYKVLVALSFYATGSYQRLVGGSYGTLMSQQSTSRSIREVTAALNHPLIQRKWIKFPQTRRERDAVKLR from the exons atgGCACGATTAGCGGTAATGTACAGTGTTTCGTTAAATTCccataaaaaacaactgaaactaAGACGAGATGAGCGTCGGATGATGCGTTACACGGAGAAAGCGTTTTCGATGAACGAAAACGAGTTTAAAGCCAATTATAGGGTGAGCAAGGATTTGTTTCACGAAATATTCGAAAACATAAAGCCTTTTATGCAATCCCCTAAGAGAAGAAGtgatttattaccaaaatataag GTTTTAGTGGCATTGTCCTTTTATGCTACTGGGAGTTACCAAAGGCTAGTTGGAGGCAGTTATGGGACCCTAATGAGTCAGCAATCTACTTCTCGTTCTATTCGAGAGGTAACAGCAGCTCTTAACCATCCCTTAATACAAAGGAAATGGATCAAGTTTCCTCAAACTCGTCGTGAAAGAGATGCTGTAAAACTGAG ataG
- the LOC113506041 gene encoding uncharacterized protein LOC113506041, which produces MGEKIEQHENYILYHIGTTPGLHGVGFLIKKCYSQYIQSFIGISERIAQLNINLPGYATVSIIQVYAPTELAPKEIKDNYYEDLDRTLADAHKAIILMGDFNGQIGKRLTNENNILGQFSTGKRNDNGQRLVHLAQAHNLGILNSLYKKNKNKKWTWISPDGNVKNEIDFILSNKPKFFKDITTINKFNFNTNHRMVRGAIYLNEIKKRRQYTKKGITPSQIPLTIPENLLTTLKDNLLNNNKSANIQEKYNIIEKALKEISGKLNTLKNKRDKIGDEARHLLETRKSLLRNKKQNRTQITQLSKQINEKIRTHRKQIRNRTIQFHIEKSGGIKKALKELRENTCWIPSIKSKTSNKKATKRPEIMEIATTFYRKLYDDPDYRNTQYPQEEDEEATLPILESEVRTAILSQKNYKAPGEDGITNEILKECLDYIISDITNIYNDILTKEAIPQQWTSSTIILLHKKGDRSEINNYRPISLISNLYKIFAKVILNRISSKLDENQPREQAGFRSDFSTMDHIHVVKQIIQKSNEYRKTYYLAFVDYRQIIAPENQMQKEINIRINKAWKRFWSLKEVMKNPHMPLKEKTTVFNSCILPSLTYGAQTWALTSKQSGALRVCQNKMERSILNLKLRDKVKLKNIRSKTKVMDVTYTVKKLKWNWVGHMIRNNKEKWTKDVTEWYSRNGKRKKGRQKTRWEDDIRKVAGTTWQREATNRDRWKSLGEAYAKRQTDNKVTDVEN; this is translated from the exons ATGGGAGAAAAGATTGAACAACATGaaaactacatattatatcaTATAGGAACCACACCAGGCCTACACGGTGTCGGTTTCCTTATTAAAAAATGCTACAGTCAATACATACAGTCCTTCATTGGAATATCAGAACGAATTGCACAACTAAATATCAACTTGCCTGGGTATGCAACTGTGTCAATAATTCAAGTATATGCACCGACAGAGCTGGCACCAAAAGAAATAAAGGATAATTACTACGAAGACCTGGACAGGACTCTGGCAGATGCACACAAGGCAATCATACTGATGGGAGATTTCAATGGCCAGATTGGTAAAAGACTAACAAACGAAAACAACATACTAGGCCAATTCAGCACAGGGAAAAGAAATGATAACGGACAAAGACTAGTACACCTGGCACAGGCACATAACCTTGggatattaaatagtttatataagaaaaacaaaaataaaaaatggacaTGGATTTCTCCAGATGGGAACGTGAAAAATGAGATTGATTTCATATTGTCAAATAAACCAAAATTCTTCAAGGACATAACCACAATTAATAAGTTCAACTTTAACACAAATCATCGGATGGTAAGAGGAGCCATTTACCTAAATGAGATAAAAAAGAGGAGACAGTACACTAAGAAAGGAATTACACCAAGTCAAATCCCTCTCACCATCCCAGAAAACTTGTTGACAACATTGAAAGATAATTTACTGAATAACAACAAGAGTgcaaatattcaagaaaaatataatataatagaaaaagcGCTGAAAGAAATATCCGGAAAATTAAATACCCTAAAAAACAAGAGAGATAAAATAGGAGACGAAGCCAGACATCTACTTGAGACCAGGAAAtctttattaagaaataagaaacaaaatagaacACAAATAACCCAgctaagtaaacaaataaatgaaaaaattagGACTCATAGGAAACAAATTAGAAACAGAACTATCCAATTCCACATTGAAAAATCTGGAGGCATAAAGAAAGCTCTGAAAGAACTGAGAGAGAATACCTGTTGGATTCCATCCATCAAAAGCAAGACATCTAATAAGAAAGCAACAAAACGACCCGAAATTATGGAAATAGCAAcaacattttatagaaaattatatGATGACCCAGACTACAGAAATACTCAATACCCACAAGAAGAAGACGAAGAAGCTACCCTCCCAATATTAGAATCCGAAGTAAGAACCGCAATACTGTCCCAGAAAAACTACAAAGCCCCCGGAGAGGACGGAATAACTAACGAAATTTTGAAGGAATGCCTAGACTACATAATAAGTGATATTACCAATATATACAACGATATTCTGACTAAAGAAGCAATACCGCAACAATGGACATCGTCAACCATCATATTGCTCCATAAGAAAGGCGACAGGTCAGAAATAAACAACTACAGACCAATCAGCCTGATCTCCAATCTATATAAGATATTTGCAAAGGTAATATTGAACAGAATTAGCTCAAAATTGGACGAAAATCAGCCGAGAGAACAGGCTGGATTCCGAAGCGACTTCTCAACAATGGATCACATCCATGTCGTCaaacaaattatccaaaagAGCAATGAATACAGAAAGACATACTACTTGGCATTCGTAGATTACA gACAGATCATTGCACCGGAAAATCAAATGCAAAAAGAAATTAACATCAGAATAAATAAAGCTTGGAAAAGATTCTGGTCTCTAAAGGAAGTTATGAAGAATCCACATATGCCCCTTAAAGAGAAGACTACAGTGTTCAACTCTTGCATACTACCAAGTTTAACCTATGGAGCACAAACCTGGGCCCTCACTAGCAAACAGAGTGGAGCACTCAGAGTGTGCCAAAACAAAATGGAGAGGAGCATCCTAAACCTCAAGCTAAGAGACAAAGTTAAACTTAAGAATATAAGAAGCAAGACAAAAGTTATGGATGTCACTTACACAGTGAAAAAGCTTAAATGGAATTGGGTAGGCCATATGATAAGAAACAATAAGGAAAAATGGACAAAAGATGTTACTGAATGGTATTCTCGGAATGGGAAAAGAAAGAAAGGAAGGCAAAAAACAAGATGGGAGGATGATATTAGGAAGGTAGCTGGAACAACATGGCAAAGAGAAGCCACAAATAGAGATAGATGGAAAAGCctaggggaggcctatgccaaAAGGCAAACTGATAATAAAGTTACCGATgtcgaaaattaa